CCAGCTTGCTGAAGAAACGGACGCCACGCGCCTTCACGACCGAGGCATCTTGCTGCTGCCGGACTACGTTATCAACGCGGGCGGCATCATTGCCGTGGCTCGGGAGTACCTGGGCGGGTCGACGCAGGACGATCTCCAGCAAGAGGTCGGCCGGATTCCCGATCGGGTGGCGGCCCTGCTCAAGACGTCCAAGGCATTGAACCTGCCCCCCAGCGTGGTCGCTGACCGCACGGCTCAGCAGTTGATCGGTCGAAGCCCGATGTCAGTCAGTGCGGAGTCCTCAGTCGGCGGTCCAGCCACCGTCCACGACGATGCTGCTGCCGGTCATGAGGCCTGAGGCGTCGGAAGCCAGAAAGCGAACGGCCCCCATGAGGTCCTCGACCTGACCGATTCGTCCGAGCTTGATCTTCTGCATGACGCTCTCAAGAAACGCCTGGTCTGAAAAAAACGGCCGGGTCATGGGCGTTTCAATGAACGTCGGCGCGATGATATTGGAGCGGATTTTTGCCGCCGCCAGATCCAGAGAAAACGCCTTATTCATGCCTTCCAGCGCCCACTTGGAGGCGCAATAGAGGGATCGGTTGATGCCGCCCACATGCCCCATCTGTGAGCCCATGTGTATCAGGCTGCCGGCGACGCCCTCGGCAATCATTTGTCTGGCACACGCCTGGGCGACAAAAAAAGCGGCCTTGACGTTCAGCCCCATCACCGCGTCGAAGTCCGCCTCGGTGGCGTCGACCATCGGGCCCGGGCGATTGGTGCCGGCGTTGTTGACCAGCACGTGAAAAGCGGGCCTGCCGGCGAAGAACTCGGCCACCGCCGCCAGGTTGCTCACGTCCAGGGCATGAGCGTCAGCGCTCCCGCCTGCTTCACAAATCGCGTTGGCGGCCGCCTCGATCTCCTCGGCGGTCCGCGCCGCAAGCGTCACTTCGGCACCCGCTTCAGCGAGCGCCGCCGCGGCCGCCAGGCCGATGCCGCGGCCGGCGCCGGTGACTACCGCGCGCCGACCGGCTAGATCGAAGCTCGGGGTCTTCGGGAGGGTCTCAGCCATCCGCCCGCGTCAGCTCGGACGGTTCAGCCTGGCCGGCGTAGGGCACTTCGCGCTGGCCGAGCCGGCGGACGCGAATGTTGGCCTGCTCACCATGACCGGCAAATCCCTCTAGCGCGCAGAGGCGGCTGCAGTATTCGCCCACGAGGGTGGACGCCTCGTCGGTATTGACCCGCTGAAAGGTGCAGGTCTTGATGAACTTGCCTACCCAAAGGCCGCCGGTATAGCGCGCCGCCTTTTTGGTCGGCAGCGTGTGGTTGGTGCCGATTACCTTGTCGCCATAAGAGACGTTCGTGCGGTGACCCAGAAACAACGCGCCGTAGTTGGTCATGTTGTCGAGGAAGTAATCCGGGTCGCGGGTCATGACCTGGACGTGCTCCGAGGCTAGATCGTCGGCAATGCTGACCATTTCCTCGAGACTGTCGGCCACAATCACCTCACCGAACGTTGCCCAGGCCTTGCCGGCGTGGTCGGCGGTGGGAAGCACCTGCAGCAGCCGTTCGACCTCCTTCATGGTGTCCTCGGCCAGCTCGCGCGAATTGGTCAGCAGCACTGCCGGACTATCGGGGCCGTGCTCAGCCTGGCCGAGCAGGTCGGTGGCGCAAAGCTCGGCGTCCACACTGTCGTCCGCAATGACCAGGGTTTCGGTCGGTCCGGCAAACAGGTCGATCCCCACGCGACCATAAAGCTGTCGCTTGGCCTCCGCCACAAATGCGTTACCCGGCCCAACGAGAATATCCACGGGCTTGATGCTCTCGGTTCCGAGCGCCATGGCGCCGACCGCCTGAATGCCGCCGAGCGCATAGATTGCGTCGGCACCCGCCATGGCCTGGGCCGCCACAATGGCGGGAGCCGGCTTACCCTGAAACGGCGGTGCACAGGTCGCGACTCGCGGAACGCCGGCGACTTTGGCCGTGATGACCGACATGTGAGCGCTCGCCACCATGGGATATTTTCCGCCCGGGACGTAACAGCCGGCGCTGTTGAGCGGAATATTTTTGTGCCCTAGCACCACGCCGGGCATGGTTTCCACTTCGACGTCTTTCATGCTGTCGCGCTGAATCTGTGCGAAGTTCCGAATTTGCGCCTGAGCAAATTCGATGTCCTTGACTTCCTGTGCTGACAGGCTGTCGATGCACGCCTGGATTTCCGCGTCGGTGAGCTGATAGTCCTCGCGATCCCAGCCGTCGAATTTGTTGGACAGTTCGCGAACCGCCTCATCGCCTCGCTTTTCAATGTCAGCGAGCGTCGCTTCGACGATGTCCCGAACCTGCCGGTCGGCGTCTGCTTTCACCTCGGCGCTCGCGCCGCGCTTGAGCCAGGTGGCCATGCTTGTTACTCCTGCGGTCGTTGGGTTAGAAATCGCCACGCCGGCATCTGATTGTCCGTAAGGGCGTGGCTGCAGCCGATTGCCTCTCGGATGCGTAGACTTGTCATCGCAACAGTATGCCACCGCCCCTCGTGTTTAGATTTACAAAATCGTCATAGCTGAATGCTAATTTTTGATGTAGCCACGCTCAGAGCTTGCCGTTGTTGTTTTTCCACTCGCTGCGTGACGCAACCATTTCGGCGGCGTACGGACGCTCGTGGATCGAAACGTTGATCATCCAAGGATTCTTGGTGTCGGTAACGTACCCCGGGCCGAGCCGCAGTCTAATCAGCCAATCTTTTGGCTCTAGGAGGCCCTTGCTGAGCATAGTAGCTTGAGCTGCTTCAGCTACCGCGCGCCATAAGACACCCACCGTTGAAGCATCATTCACCCCGCCGTTATGGGTTCCTCCCATGATCATGCTGACGTATGTCGCGGACGTTCGACAACAACGCCAACGACAGGTGAGGCTTGTGGGGACGAGGCGTTGGTGCCAGCCGTTCGCGCGCGTTTCTGGCACTTGCCTTCTGGCGCTCGCAGCATTGGTCGCTCCTCACCTCCAGGTCTCGCACGCCGCTGCCCCGGAGCTTCAGCAGCGCGTCGAGCGGGTCCTGGCGGATGAAGGGCTCACGGGTATCGCCTGGGCGATGGTCGACGAGGCCGGGTCAATCAGCGTTGGAAGCGCAGGCCTTAAAGATTTAGCAAGCGGCACACCATTTAGTGCAGAAACGCGGTTTCACGTCGGGTCCCTGACCAAAGCGGTGCTGGCAACGGGCGTGCTCAGCATGGCTAAGCAGGGGCTGCTCGATCTCGATGCGCCGGTGCAGCGGTATCTTCCGGAACTACCCATGGACAATCCTTGGGCGTCGGGTAGGCCGGTGACTGTCAGGCATCTGCTCGACCACACGGCAGGCATCAACGATGCCTATCTGTGGCAAATGTTCAGCGAGCGCGCTGCCCCGGATCTTCCGCTGGCTGCCGCCTTCCCAAAGCCGGTCGAGCAGCTCCGAATCCGTTCGCGTCCCGGGTCGCGCTTCTCTTACTCCAACATGGGCTACACGGTGCTTGGCATGATCGTCGAGTCGGTCAGCGGAGCTCGCTACGAGCGCCATCTCGACGACGGTGCCCTTATTCGGCTGGGGATGTCAGAGAGCACCTTTGCCTACACGACCCAGGAGGGCGGACAGGCCGATCCCTCGCTTGCGTGGGGGCATGTCGACGGAGGCGTGCGTTACGCAGCAAGCCCGATGTTTCTGCGCCCGGCGGGTCAGCTGACGACCACCGCCGGCGACCTGGCACGCTTCGCTCAGTTCCTGCTCAGCGATGGCGCCGTCGCGGGCGAGGCATTGATCGAAACTGAGATGATGCGTGCGCGCGGCAGGCCTGTGGGAACCGAAGCTGCGAACGCGGACCTGATTGCGGGCTATGCGCTCGGCCTGGGGCGGCGCGATCGTCATGGTGTGATCGGTTACTGCCACGGCGGCAATATCGTGGGCTTCACGGCGATGCTGTGCATCTATCCGGAACAGAACAAGGCGTTTGCCTACAGCGTCAACACCGACAGCGAAACGGCCGACTATGGCCGCCTGGACAGCCTTTTCATCGAGACGATCGGCGTTGCTCCGGCGGTGGAGCCCCCGTCGACGGAGCCAGCGCCCGACATGGTGGACTGGGCGGGCTGGTACACGTTCGCCCCAAACCGTTTCCAGACGTTTGCCTATCTCGACACGGTCTTTGGGGCCAGCCGAATTTCGTTTGCTGGAGAGAGTATTCGCCTGACGACGCTGCAGCGCCCGGAACGTAGGCTCAG
The Pseudomonadota bacterium DNA segment above includes these coding regions:
- a CDS encoding SDR family oxidoreductase, whose translation is MAETLPKTPSFDLAGRRAVVTGAGRGIGLAAAAALAEAGAEVTLAARTAEEIEAAANAICEAGGSADAHALDVSNLAAVAEFFAGRPAFHVLVNNAGTNRPGPMVDATEADFDAVMGLNVKAAFFVAQACARQMIAEGVAGSLIHMGSQMGHVGGINRSLYCASKWALEGMNKAFSLDLAAAKIRSNIIAPTFIETPMTRPFFSDQAFLESVMQKIKLGRIGQVEDLMGAVRFLASDASGLMTGSSIVVDGGWTAD
- the hisD gene encoding histidinol dehydrogenase, with amino-acid sequence MATWLKRGASAEVKADADRQVRDIVEATLADIEKRGDEAVRELSNKFDGWDREDYQLTDAEIQACIDSLSAQEVKDIEFAQAQIRNFAQIQRDSMKDVEVETMPGVVLGHKNIPLNSAGCYVPGGKYPMVASAHMSVITAKVAGVPRVATCAPPFQGKPAPAIVAAQAMAGADAIYALGGIQAVGAMALGTESIKPVDILVGPGNAFVAEAKRQLYGRVGIDLFAGPTETLVIADDSVDAELCATDLLGQAEHGPDSPAVLLTNSRELAEDTMKEVERLLQVLPTADHAGKAWATFGEVIVADSLEEMVSIADDLASEHVQVMTRDPDYFLDNMTNYGALFLGHRTNVSYGDKVIGTNHTLPTKKAARYTGGLWVGKFIKTCTFQRVNTDEASTLVGEYCSRLCALEGFAGHGEQANIRVRRLGQREVPYAGQAEPSELTRADG
- a CDS encoding serine hydrolase domain-containing protein yields the protein MVAPHLQVSHAAAPELQQRVERVLADEGLTGIAWAMVDEAGSISVGSAGLKDLASGTPFSAETRFHVGSLTKAVLATGVLSMAKQGLLDLDAPVQRYLPELPMDNPWASGRPVTVRHLLDHTAGINDAYLWQMFSERAAPDLPLAAAFPKPVEQLRIRSRPGSRFSYSNMGYTVLGMIVESVSGARYERHLDDGALIRLGMSESTFAYTTQEGGQADPSLAWGHVDGGVRYAASPMFLRPAGQLTTTAGDLARFAQFLLSDGAVAGEALIETEMMRARGRPVGTEAANADLIAGYALGLGRRDRHGVIGYCHGGNIVGFTAMLCIYPEQNKAFAYSVNTDSETADYGRLDSLFIETIGVAPAVEPPSTEPAPDMVDWAGWYTFAPNRFQTFAYLDTVFGASRISFAGESIRLTTLQRPERRLRPVGDRLYSAHDRATTSHVFYRGDDGAYRFSDGFQTYQKTSPIYLYAHWVSLTVGLLGVLWVLIAGCVVMVRQRLRLLKDPLAPAFLAATALVLPAPLFATQSFMALGDVTPASIMLATVTLLLPVGMAMTAVRSIRRWWSSRIQWVNAVAALSVLQWCAVLAVSGLLPLRLWA